tcatggcttctattTGTATTAATTGTTTTGACATGCATATATGACATAAATAtaatctgctcagtctgtataatgttatgtgtatatatgactTTAGGGCcgaccatttggtattgaataaccaattggtgtgctcttccctgggttaGACTATGTCTCCAATAGTTCTTTGACAAGgtacaagctggccttgaactcctaatcctcttgATCCCATCTCCCAATGCCAGaatcacaggtgtgtgctaccatactcACCTTAAACTTtgctatttttaagatttattttaacattttattttatgagtattttgcctgcattgtTGTATATGCGCACTGGTGTGataagtccttctgtatatgtgtggcttttattgtGGCAAGAAATTCTCAGGGggtgacattttcttttcattccacTTTGACACAAATATAAGTTTGAGATAAGTATGCATCCTCATTTGTTTCTGAAAGGGTATTTTTCAAGGGCATCTATTGTATTTATTTGCTGCTGTCACAAACTACCATAAATTTAATGAGCCAGCCAGCACTTTGCCTGCTGCGGTGGTGGTATCTGCCCGGAATTCTGGCGCTTGGGAGGTGGAAGTgaggggatcaggagttcaaagtcatcctcagcctCAAAATGAATTCAgtgaatttaaagccagcctgggctacatgtgaccCTGCCAGAAAGAATGGTGTATCCTAGTTTTAAAGACCAACAGGTATGAGAGGCTGCATTCCTGTGGAGGCTCCTGGCTCCCAGGCCTAAGCTATTAGGCCTCAGGCAGTTTTGGAGTGGACTTTCCTCactacttcccctccccctcagaacctttctcttattttatcACCAGCTCAGCCATTTGGTCACAGGGTTTTAAATTTCACCCTCATTTTAGGGTTTTTGTACTGGGGGTGCTACCTGAACATCCCGTTTCTAAGTCTATTGCTGCAGTTGGGTTTTTGAATGTCTCAGAAGTCCGTGTTTAAGAGCTTAGTCTCTCAGGCACTGCTACTGGGAAGTAGAGCCTAGGGGGAGGGGCTATGTCTTCAGTTTGagacgtctttttttttttttttttttttttttttttcctcaagacagggtttctctgtggttttggagcctgtcctggaactagctcttgtagaccaggctggcctcgaactcacagatatgcacctgcctctgcctcccaagtgctgggattaaaggcgtgcgccaccagcgcccagTCCAGTTTGAGATGTCTTGAAGGGTCTTGAGGGACACcagtcccttcctttccctcttggTCACGCATATGTCTCACTCGACACTCCCGTGCACTCAGGTGCTGCCTAGAGCACAGGGCCAACCAGCCGTGGCCTGGAACTTTGAAATGTGAGCCAAAAATCAATCTTTTCTCTCTGCAAGCTTATTGCCTCAGGTATGCCTGTGCTGACTGGAAACCCGACTGAAACAACTCGGTCTCCATTACTTTCTCCTCCATAAACGCTCTGctgctcttccttcccttctgttctATCTCTATGCTTTGGAAACATAGCTTCCCAGGTCTGCTGGCTGAGTGTGAAGGCACTGGCAGTGTTGAGCAGAAAAGCCCCACCTAAAACTTACACGGCCCAGTGATGTGGACTCTACCTAACTTGCCAGATGGCCCAGTGAACAAGCGTCGCACAACTCTCCCTGACCTCACCTAGACTTTTGTAGCCTTGATTCCACACTATATGATCCACCCAGCTCACGTCCTCCCCCTGTTGAAGCCTAGTCACCCTCAGCACCACAGCCAGCCAGCCCACTTTGACTCAGGGCTTGGGGGTCATTTGTAACTTCCTGACTGATTTGGGGCATTTGATTGCGGCACTGGCCCACACTGTATCTCATTCCCCTCTGAAGATGAAGCAGCTTCTTCATATCTGGTTTATTGTTGtaccccagttttttttttctttcttttttttggtttttcgagacagggtttctctgtggctttggagcctgtcctggaactagctcttgtagaccaggctggtctcgaactcacagagatctgcctgcctctgcctcccaagtgctgggattaaaggcgtgcgccaccatcgcccggctgtacCCCAGTTTCTTAAGGGTGTGCTAGAATAGGAGATCAAATGGATTGTGAGTGACCAGGTAACCAACAGGCAGCGTAAAGATGGGAAATGAGGAATGGGTGATAGGCaggtttccctttcctctccctcccttccccaaggagcccaggaagcagcaccctctGTCGAGTATATTAAATAAACTGTTTATTCAGGAGGAACAATTAAAGAAAGCGATTATAAAGTGgattacaaaaacaaataagcacaAGCCTCTCCAGGTTCAGAGACAAGATGGTCCTGCTGCCACAGGTACTGCCAGTTCCAGGCTGAATGTGTGAGTAGACTAGTGTGcaagtgtgaacacacacatacatacacactgttTCCAAAGGGGTGTGGACTTCAATGAatgaccatgtgtgtgtctgcagctTGGCCCCTTCCCTGCCCCCCAAACCAACACCGGCTGTGTGAGACACACAGCAGCAAAATTGAGGccttcatccttccctccctccccctcagcTCTCACTCTGAGACCCTATCTCCTCCGGTGGCAGTTTGACCACCCTCAGTCACAAAGAGTCTCAGTGATCCTGTCAAGACAtctgggggaggaggaaagaaacagTCAGGGCACCAGATGTGTGGCTGGGATCCCGCCTATTGGCTCCCAGGCCCATGCCCTCCCATGTGACGCTGCCCAGCAAAAAGCCACCCAGAGATACTGTCCTGCGGATGTTGTGAGCAGCCATTGCGTCTCAGAGACCACACCCCAGAGCCCCAAGAAGGCGAAGTTCtagtcagagaggaaggaaggagactatACCAGTGAAAGCTGTGAGGCCTTTCCCCACAGGTGGTCATttggagacagggaaggaactgaGAGCAGGTCCCTGTGGCAAAGTGTGATACAATCTTCCTGAAGAGGAAACTGCAAGAAGGGGCAGGGcccaggcagcaggcagaaatCTGGAATGGTTGGTCTCTTGGATAGGAAGCCCCACTCCCACCCGGAAAGAATAAAGTAACAGTCGCAGAAGAGGCAGGTTCTGGAGCATGGTCCTGCTCTAAAGCGGTGCAGGTCAGGCCCGAAGCCACGGGTCCACCCATAGGCACGTGTAATAGAATCCGGGGTAGGGCAGGTCTCTGCTCTGTTCCTGCCTTGCTCCACCACCCCCATGTGAGGTATTgagcttcccctccccctccccctccccgcttATGGCTGCATCCCAACTCTGCTAATACATGGGGTCACAGGTAGGGACCAGCCCAGCAGCCCCACACAACTCTTATGTGGGGTCCAGCTCAAAGACCCCATCACTGGTAGGAGTAGTAAAGAAAGAAGGTGGGTCTGAGACAGTGGACTCCGGCCCCCCACTGCCCTGCCCCCCAGAGCGCCTCTCCTCCAGGCGCAGGCTGCGCTCAAAGTCTAGCAGCTGCCCCATGAAGTTGAAGTTGGGTGAGATGTTAGACTTCTTCCGCTTGACCAAGTCGTAGGCATCGTTGAGTGAGAGGTGGAGCTTCTGCATGAGGTAGGCCACGGTGACAGTGACAGAGCGGCTGACCCCTGCCAGGCAGTGGACGAGCACCCCGCAGTTCTGGGACAAGGCCTCATCTAGGTAGAGCAGGACAGAAATATACACCCCCCCGGCAAGGGTCAGCATGAGTGAGGCCAGAGCCAAGTGAATTTTTTGGGGGCAGCATCTCAGTCTCCCCATCCTTCCTTGCCCATATCTGGGAAGTTTCACTGGCAGATGACCAGAGCTCtacacccccctcccccacccaagtgccttgtgggctctgggaatggTAGCTAAGCTGGGCAAGAATTTCCTTATAGAAGAGGGTAAGGAGCAGGAGAGGCCAGGAGTCAGTCTGGTGGGTGGGGACCggtggagagagaagacagcaagGATAGGGAGGACTCACCAATGAAAGCAATGGCCTCTGGAAAGAACTGGGACAGATTCTGGCTCCAGTGGTCGGAGATAGGAATCTGCTTGTAGTGGAAGTCACCATTCTTCTCAAAGAGGTTAGGGAGGTTGGGGGTGACATTGAGGATATAGCGGATGCCAAGCTTGGCAAGGCTCTCCAAGTTGGCTGAATCTTGGGCACTGCCTAGGTAGAGATTGGGCAGGATCTGGACTGGGAAGGGTGGTAGCAACCCAGTTGGAGGGGACGTGGTGCTCTCCGAATCTAGGCCACAGCTCAGGGAGTCGCGGTCAGCCTCAGACTCTGCATCAGAGATATCAGAGGCCAGGCACAGGCCACCTAGCCCCACCACAGGCACGGGGCTAGGTACTGAGGCCAAGCTTGAGCCGGCACGACCGCTAAAGCTGGTTTCACAAAGGTGAGGACACTCGGACTGGAATTTGCTGAAACCACCTGTCAGGAAAGAATGGGAGGGGGTCTTGCTATTATAGCCACCTGGGCAGTCAAGAATCGCTAGCTGGGGCTAGAGAGCTGACTCTACACAGCCCAGGTGGGTTGCAGATATTGCCAAAGGGGACATGCAAGCCATCAGTTTCACCTATACTGGAGTgccatgtgtggtgtgtgctgcgGACACCCACCCATCCTCACTCAGCACTTGCGGCTGATTCATGTCCATTCTCCCCATTTTCCAGACTTATAAATGGGCTCGGATGGATAAAGGACGTGCCCAAGGTCATGCTCAGGTCTGCCTTCCCAAACGCTGCCTGGCAGGTTATAGGGAGGAAGTTTTACCCACATTTTACACAAAATAAGGTGGAGTTTGCCCAAGGATAAAGTAATAATGAAATCCCCTCGGAAGGCATGGCCTTCTCCTGACCTGAGAGGCCACCAGAGGCGGCCTGTGCCCTCTCTCGGCCCATTGCCCCTCACTTACCCTGTAGGTAGTAGGCCAGGTAGCCTTCTTCCCGCAGCTTCTGGAGCAGGACGCCCAGCACCGAGTCAGCTTCCCACTCTGGGGCTTCTtctgcctgtgcctctgcctgtgcctctgcctctccatgcTGGCTTCGGCCACTACCCTGGTCGTACAGAAGCACAGGGGCGGGTGGGGGAGGCTGCAGCGGTGGCCCAGGCAAGAGCGAGCGCACAGACAGGCTTCCTCTACGTAGGCGGCGCAGCATCAGGGCGGGCAGGGCCACGCTCAGCGCCCCGCAGATGCGCGCCGACTCGTACAGCTCCCGGCTGCGGCAGTCCAGCAGTAGAAGCTGTGGGCGCGGGGGCGACAGCTCCTGGCGCAGCCACAGGCACGAACGACCCAGACTCTCCATGGGCGCGCGGCGTTCTGCACTTCCGCACGTCGGACAGCGGGTGCTGTGGAGAGAGGTCAGGCGCGGAGTGAGGGCAGGTTTGTCTCCAGTCCCGCGGCATGGACCAGACTACTGGAGACGGGAAGTCAGCCCCTGTCCTGAGGGCAGGCGCCCAGTGTCCCTACAGGGACATTCCTCCACCGCCTGCTTCTCTCCTTGCGCTCCACCCACAGTGAGAAGACCAAGAAAGGCGCCCCAGGAAAAACACCCGAGGCTGCTGCCACTGGGATGCTGCTCACGGTCCCACTTAGTTTGCGTGAGACATACTCCAGAAGAAGAAAGCTGGGTATCTAGTGGCCTCCTGAATGAAGACTTTTTCTGGGGTTCTAGAACTAAAGCAAGTTCCCTCCACACCCCTTTTCTGACTTTCTCACTTGCCCCGATCTCCATCACTTCCCAAGTTCGACTTTGGATGTGTGGAGAAATTGCGTTAAAGGCCTGGATCTCTTCTATGCCCAGAAAAACCCAGAGAATAAGAGGGTCACCAAGGTGAGGGGCCTAGGCGAGTCTTTGTAAGAGCTGACCCGGCCCCACTCTTCCCCACCCCAGGGAGAGAACAAAAGGAGAGACCTGGAGCGAGATCCAGAGGCAGGCGACCGCGCGTGGACGTCCTGGCCACAGCTAGTGCCACGGCAGGGCGCAGGTATCGTCCCTGGAGAGGGAGTCTCCAGGCTTGGGCTCTCAGAGAGGGCGGGGTGGCGGAGCAGGCTCACACGTGGAAGCCAAGCCTCGCGCCACTCGTGCGCTGGCCGCTTCCTGGCAGCCGGATCCAGCTTCCACCTTGGAAGCCTCTGCCTTCGGACTGACTTAGTAGCAACTcggaggggcagggcagggcggGGCGGTGGGCCGGCAGGGCGGGCTCAGGGGCCAGGCCAGCCTACCAGTGCGAGCGAACAGCCCGGTGGGAGTTGCGagcagcaggctgagcaagggcTTCAACCCAGGCGGGACAGGGTCGGGGCAGAGGCCAAGGGCAGGTCGGGGGCCCAGCAGGGGACCAGTTGCAGTTGCCCCTGCTCGGCGCCAGTCTGGtctctggaggcaggaagaggggtgGGGACAAAAGCCCAGAGCCCCAGAACCAGAAACTACCTCAAACAACTCACTTAATAATCCTAAACTATCAGCCCTTGTCTGGAACTAGATGGCCCCCATCTGTATAATGGGCTAATCAGAGCTATCCAATTTGGGCTACTGTGAAATGCCATTAAAATACTTAAGGCACAAGGCAGCTCCTGGGTCCCCCTTTCCCATCCGGGCTTTATTTGTACAGACCTGGCTAAAGGTACCCAGGGATTCTGAGCACCCAATTCTAAACTGGGGCACTATGCTCTTATTACATGATGAATCCTAAAAGccatccctgcctcctcctcGTAGCCTTCTTCCCATAAAGCCCTGGATGGATCCACACGGAAGGAAGTCGTTCCTCTGCAGTGTCACCATCTCCATGCTCCCTCTGTCTTTTGCACTGGCCATGGCTACAGAAGTCCTAGTTTCTGAAACCAGCTTGGTCTCCGCCCTGCCCCATTCCAGAGCACCATTCGGTTCACAAAAGCTGGTGGCCACCAACCAGCCCACCAGACAGGTGATGAACAGGAAAGACACACAGGGGCTCTCCTTGCCTGGGTCTTCCAGTCCAGCAGGACAAACTAACAATAAGCAAAAACACCGAATGAGATATCAGGGTGATAAGTGCTAACAATGAAAGGAGAGGTAGGGGGAGGCTTCTAAAAAAAGCCCCATCTGGCcatgtgttctttctctgcttaaagcccaagaaaagtaaataacagtgttaaaggaaaacacacaacagATAAGATAAAGCTTGCACAAAATAATCAAAGGGTTAAGACCCCATAGATAAATGGGTAAGGAACTCAAGGACTGCACACTCTGCCTGAAGGAAGGAATGCGATGGGGTAAGAATATTTGGGGAAAGGTTGAAGCTCAGGCTTGGAAGGAAatacaattcaaaaaaaaaaataaggaaacgcTTCCCTGTTAACTACATTAGTAgaatgttctcaaaatgagaacACCCAGTGTAAGCAAGGTTGCTGTTAAACAAGTGTGCTCTTCTCATCCTAGGGGGGATTTTGTTTTGGCAGCACCCTTTTGGAAACAAGTGTAACAATATACAGCAAAACTAGACAAGAGCAGGGCGGTGGtattgtacacctttaatccccgcacttgggaggcagaaaaaggcagatctctgagtttgaggtcagcttgggctacaaagcaagttccagaacagccagttacacagagaaatcctgtctggaaaaactagGGGGAAAAAAGAACCAGACAAGAAAGCCGGACaagggtggtggtacacacctctaattccaccactcaagagacagagatgctcagatctctgtgaattagaagccagcctggtccagaactagttccaggacggccaggactatacagagaaaccctgtctcaaacagcttttcaaaaaacaaaccaacaacaaacaatgaaaaccccaaacaaaaaataatcagaCAAGAAAAACTCACACTTATAAGTTACTTCTGGGGCTCCAGCTTAAGGAAGCAAAGACAAGAAAGCAGACTGGTGCACACATAATGGGTACTGCAAAGCATTTTGCTCAGGGGTGAAAAATGGAAAGTCTCATAAAGAGGAACATTTAACAGCACTGCAGACCACGTATGCCTTCTGAAAAGACTCCTCTAGTGAGTCAGAGTTAAGATGAGATGCTGTGTGAAGTGATGCTGCAGAAGAAGTCGGCCATACAGTCTAAGGCTACCTCAGAGGGTCCTTGCCCTCCAGTCCCTTCCTGTTCCATCCTGTGTTGTCCCCGTCCCGTGCTCCCCCCCTTCACCACTGTAGTGGACTGCCAAGGAGCTCAGGCTACTGAGCTCCCACCTCGCCATGTCCCTGCTTCTAAGATGAGTTCCAATGTTGGTGTTCAAAGGGTTTTGGGGCTCTGTGGAAACAGTCCCAGCCAGGTCTCCTAGGATGGCTGCTCATGTCCCAGTCCCTATACCCTGTTGGTCTCATGGGCAAGTCGGCAGGCTTCCTTCTCTATCTCACAGTGGCCTCAAAGAGGCAGCACTGTGCCATGACTCGTTTCTTTCTCAATGTTCTACTTTCTCCTTTCCATACTAGTTTCACAGTGTCACAAGTGGGCATCTGGTGCTGCCTGGCCATGGGTATCCAAACTAGGTCCTTCCTCCATAACTCCACTGTACCTACAGGTAAGACCTTGGAGGTAGGCCAGAGGTCGAAGACAACACAGAAGTCCTGCAACATATCACACTTGTAAGTAGGGCTGACTGCGGGTCTTGATTATATTGTGAATGGGGTAGTGGTGGTGTGGGGCCGTGGATGCAGAGAGCTGGAGACAGTATCCCACCCTCCCAGTCCTGGAGGCTCAGAATGCTTGAAGGGAGGATCTTCAACCTGAAGGAAATATTGGTACTCTTAGAAGTCTAGGTGTGCTCTCTGGGGTAGCCTTTCTAGAAGAAGTAATAGGAACTGTCCTGGGGATGCACATGGGAGGGAGATACCCTACAATGGTGAAGGAGAGGGAATCCTCGGCGTCAACAATCGGCCCTACTCCTGGCCACACCTGCAGAGTACTTCCCCTACACCTCATTCTAGGCCCCTGCTGGCAAGGTCCCAACCCTAGTGTGAGATAGGGAGTCTCCAAAGTCAGCGCACAGTGCGCGACGCCTACTGTGCCCGCAGTGCCAGCAAACAGGACAAATGGGAACCTGTTGCCACCCCCGCACTGCAGGGTTCGGTGCAGCCAAGCCCCCCCCCATTCGCCCCCACTCATGTCCCTGGCAGCGTCTGCTTGCGCGCTGGCCCCGCCCCTCGCCCGCTTCTCGCAGCCGCCAGGGTTGGGGAGGCCGCCGCACTTGGGGCCTCCGCTGGCCCCCCTCGGCGGTAGAGTCAGGCGGTGCTCGCGCGGGGCCGCAGGGTGGGCGATGAGCCCACTGCCGCCCCAGTTGGGCGCCCCAGAGCCTCCTGGCCGGACCAATGACCCCCACAGGTCCAGCGCGTGATGCGGGCTCTCTTAGGTCCCCCTGAGATGCCCAAGAGCGACACTGCCCCCAGCAAAAAGCAATGA
The sequence above is a segment of the Chionomys nivalis chromosome X, mChiNiv1.1, whole genome shotgun sequence genome. Coding sequences within it:
- the Dusp9 gene encoding dual specificity protein phosphatase 9, whose amino-acid sequence is MESLGRSCLWLRQELSPPRPQLLLLDCRSRELYESARICGALSVALPALMLRRLRRGSLSVRSLLPGPPLQPPPPAPVLLYDQGSGRSQHGEAEAQAEAQAEEAPEWEADSVLGVLLQKLREEGYLAYYLQGGFSKFQSECPHLCETSFSGRAGSSLASVPSPVPVVGLGGLCLASDISDAESEADRDSLSCGLDSESTTSPPTGLLPPFPVQILPNLYLGSAQDSANLESLAKLGIRYILNVTPNLPNLFEKNGDFHYKQIPISDHWSQNLSQFFPEAIAFIDEALSQNCGVLVHCLAGVSRSVTVTVAYLMQKLHLSLNDAYDLVKRKKSNISPNFNFMGQLLDFERSLRLEERRSGGQGSGGPESTVSDPPSFFTTPTSDGVFELDPT